In Parasphingorhabdus halotolerans, a single window of DNA contains:
- a CDS encoding PD40 domain-containing protein encodes MTHFTASVALLLAFLIVSSVSHAQDELPVREGPYLGQKPPGSNPEPFAPGIVSTQGWEYGAVFTPDMKEIYFLRENAETKKHELVTFKYDNSRWVQSNVSPRIGQPMIAPDGNTMHLGRRYKERIGNRWSDVKFLTPPFEDMLIMRLTASMNGTYYFDTFDKNNSSFPIRYSRMIDGKREEPKILSKEINTGTHILHPFIAPDESYLIWDAKREGGYGDSDIYISFRNQDGTWGKAINLGDKINTDAWEAAASVTPDGKYLFFNRNMGSDKYENVDIFWVDAQVIENLRPKNESSITAASPYLGQKLPGSTAEIFAPGIVNTAENREIEGMFAADMKAFYFVKRPLGEESASNVLAAIEYKNGKWEETVVKTGVGEPSVSPDGMILYFKNEYIERTSEGWSDIKSLGAPFKDIDIMRLSASSNGTYYFDTFTPELETPLRYSRLMDGKYEQPKSLGPQFAVGKYNAHPFVAPDESYVIWDSRREGGYGTSDLYISYRATDGSWGPAINLGDKINTAAAENYPSVSPDGKYLFFDRRTRSADNTEVDIYWVDAGFIETLRPRQ; translated from the coding sequence ATGACGCATTTCACAGCATCTGTTGCTCTACTGCTTGCTTTTCTCATAGTGAGTAGCGTTAGTCATGCTCAGGATGAACTTCCCGTTAGAGAAGGCCCTTACCTCGGTCAAAAGCCGCCCGGTTCAAACCCTGAGCCCTTTGCGCCCGGTATCGTTTCAACACAGGGCTGGGAATATGGTGCAGTTTTCACACCTGACATGAAAGAAATCTATTTTCTCAGAGAGAACGCGGAAACCAAGAAGCACGAATTGGTCACTTTTAAATACGACAATAGTCGATGGGTCCAATCGAATGTATCGCCAAGGATCGGGCAACCCATGATCGCACCCGATGGCAACACGATGCATTTGGGTAGGCGCTACAAGGAACGCATTGGAAACAGATGGTCGGACGTGAAATTTCTAACCCCACCTTTTGAAGATATGTTGATCATGCGACTTACAGCTTCGATGAATGGCACCTATTATTTTGACACCTTCGACAAAAATAACTCAAGTTTTCCCATTCGCTATTCGCGCATGATAGATGGGAAACGTGAAGAACCAAAAATATTGAGTAAGGAAATTAACACAGGAACACACATTTTACATCCTTTCATTGCTCCCGATGAATCCTATTTGATATGGGATGCTAAAAGAGAAGGTGGGTACGGCGATTCAGATATTTATATCAGTTTTCGAAACCAAGATGGCACATGGGGTAAGGCCATTAATCTGGGTGACAAGATAAACACGGACGCTTGGGAAGCAGCCGCGAGTGTAACGCCAGATGGCAAATACCTATTTTTCAACAGGAATATGGGTTCCGACAAATATGAAAATGTAGATATTTTCTGGGTGGACGCACAAGTTATCGAGAATCTCCGACCCAAAAATGAAAGTAGCATAACAGCCGCATCACCCTACCTTGGTCAAAAGTTGCCCGGCTCAACGGCTGAAATTTTTGCACCTGGCATTGTTAACACGGCAGAAAATCGTGAAATTGAGGGCATGTTTGCGGCAGATATGAAGGCCTTCTATTTCGTCAAGAGACCGCTGGGCGAGGAATCTGCTTCCAATGTATTGGCTGCCATTGAATATAAAAATGGCAAATGGGAGGAGACTGTTGTCAAAACGGGAGTGGGCGAGCCATCTGTCTCTCCTGATGGGATGATCCTCTATTTCAAAAATGAATATATAGAGCGCACCAGCGAGGGTTGGTCGGATATAAAAAGCCTTGGTGCACCTTTTAAAGACATCGACATTATGCGGCTTTCGGCGTCTTCCAACGGCACCTATTATTTCGATACGTTTACCCCAGAACTGGAGACACCGTTGCGTTATTCACGTTTGATGGACGGAAAATACGAACAACCGAAATCTCTGGGCCCGCAGTTTGCCGTCGGTAAATACAACGCCCACCCCTTTGTCGCACCAGATGAATCCTATGTGATCTGGGATAGCAGAAGAGAAGGAGGATATGGCACATCTGACCTTTACATCAGCTATCGAGCGACCGATGGCTCATGGGGGCCTGCCATCAACTTGGGCGACAAGATAAATACCGCCGCCGCCGAAAACTATCCAAGCGTGTCACCCGATGGAAAATATCTCTTCTTTGATCGTCGGACACGATCCGCAGACAATACAGAGGTAGATATCTATTGGGTAGATGCTGGGTTTATTGAGACGCTACGGCCCAGACAATAA
- a CDS encoding thiamine pyrophosphate-binding protein: MKKRTGAQILVDQLVIQGTNRIFTVPGESFLSVLDALHDCGAIQTIATRQDGSAAFMAEADGKMTGAPGIAFVTRGPGATNASIGVHTAMQDSTPMILFIGDVARDDRDREGFQEVDFTAMFTPLAKWAARIDNAARIPEYIARAFDTASSGRPGPVVLALPEDMLRDEVEALDRPKVIAPAQPLCANAMMTLTDMLRDATDPIAIVGGAGWDAKAKYYFAQYAERIGLPVAVAFRRQDNFPNESSVYAGNLGYGPNPKLTQRIKDADLVLAVGARLGEATTDGYTLITPDHPDQILVHVHPDPDELNHVYRIDLPICAEMDEFAEQAALWEDDLLSFDAGKSAHEDYIAWSTPQPTAAKLDLGQCVAAMQEQLPADAIICNGAGNFSGWWHRYWKYGDFPSQLAPTSGAMGYGVPASVAAALRFPDRSVVALAGDGDFMMNGQELATAMQYDANLLVLVIDNGSFGTIRLHQEREYPARLSATELKNPDFAALAKAYGGWSATVESTDEFAPALKEALQQKGLRLLHLKTDVEFLTAAGATVSGFSE; the protein is encoded by the coding sequence ATGAAAAAACGCACTGGCGCGCAAATCCTTGTGGATCAACTGGTCATTCAGGGCACTAACCGTATCTTCACCGTCCCCGGCGAGAGTTTCCTCTCTGTCCTCGACGCACTCCATGATTGCGGTGCAATCCAGACCATCGCCACTCGCCAGGACGGTAGCGCCGCTTTCATGGCCGAGGCCGATGGCAAGATGACCGGCGCGCCCGGTATTGCCTTTGTCACCCGAGGCCCCGGCGCGACCAATGCCAGCATTGGCGTCCACACCGCGATGCAGGACAGCACCCCGATGATCCTGTTTATCGGCGATGTCGCCCGCGATGACCGCGACCGGGAGGGCTTTCAGGAAGTCGATTTCACTGCCATGTTCACCCCGCTCGCCAAATGGGCGGCGCGGATCGACAATGCCGCGCGGATTCCGGAATATATTGCGCGGGCCTTTGATACCGCCAGTTCCGGGCGTCCGGGACCGGTTGTACTCGCACTCCCCGAGGACATGCTGCGCGACGAGGTCGAGGCACTCGACCGGCCCAAGGTGATTGCCCCTGCCCAGCCGCTATGTGCCAATGCGATGATGACGCTTACCGATATGCTGCGCGATGCGACAGACCCGATTGCCATCGTCGGCGGCGCGGGATGGGATGCCAAGGCCAAATATTATTTTGCGCAATATGCCGAGCGCATCGGGCTTCCTGTAGCAGTGGCTTTCCGGCGGCAGGATAATTTTCCGAATGAGAGTTCGGTTTACGCAGGCAATCTGGGCTACGGCCCCAACCCCAAGCTAACCCAGCGGATCAAAGATGCCGATCTGGTGCTGGCGGTCGGCGCAAGGCTGGGTGAAGCGACGACCGACGGCTACACGCTGATCACGCCAGACCACCCTGATCAGATTTTAGTGCATGTTCACCCCGATCCGGATGAGCTCAATCATGTCTATCGCATCGACCTCCCGATCTGTGCGGAGATGGATGAGTTCGCCGAACAGGCTGCGCTTTGGGAAGATGATCTGCTCAGTTTCGATGCTGGCAAGTCTGCGCATGAGGATTATATCGCATGGTCCACGCCGCAACCGACCGCAGCGAAACTTGATCTGGGCCAATGCGTTGCGGCGATGCAGGAACAGCTGCCCGCCGATGCTATTATCTGCAACGGCGCGGGCAATTTTTCCGGCTGGTGGCATCGCTATTGGAAATATGGCGACTTCCCCAGCCAGCTCGCCCCGACATCGGGAGCCATGGGTTACGGCGTCCCCGCATCGGTTGCCGCCGCGTTGCGTTTCCCCGACCGCAGTGTGGTTGCGTTGGCGGGAGACGGCGATTTCATGATGAACGGACAGGAACTCGCCACCGCAATGCAATATGACGCGAACCTGCTGGTGCTGGTGATCGACAATGGCAGCTTCGGCACCATCCGCCTGCATCAGGAACGTGAATATCCAGCGCGACTATCAGCGACGGAGTTAAAAAACCCCGATTTCGCGGCTTTGGCCAAGGCATACGGCGGATGGAGCGCGACGGTGGAGAGCACCGATGAATTTGCTCCTGCGTTGAAGGAGGCATTGCAACAAAAGGGACTGCGGTTGCTGCATCTGAAAACCGATGTGGAGTTTTTAACGGCTGCCGGGGCTACTGTGAGTGGGTTTAGTGAATAG
- a CDS encoding NAD-dependent succinate-semialdehyde dehydrogenase produces the protein MSNSYPKSLQLHIDGEWIDIEDREVHHVVNPATGETISDLPKANKADLDRALDAANRAFPLWRDTAVGVRAAILHKAADLMRERAPEMGKLMTAEQGKPVGQATGEVTASAAHFDIMAEEAKRCYGRVLVRPTGQNSFVKYQPVGPVAAFSPWNFPVFTPIRKLAPAIAAGCSIILKPAEETPASAIEMIRCLLDAGLPSGVAQIVFGDPAEVSSHLIASKIIRKVSFTGSVPVGKHLMKLAAEGMKRTTMELGGHAPVLVFDDCDLEKTLNLTAMQKYRNAGQVCVSPTRFYVQSGIYDKFVEGFTERAAKVAVGDGFADGIEMGPLANPRRPSSVGDMIDDAKSKGAEVKLGGNRQDKDGFFFDPTVLSHVPLDAKIMNDEPFGPVAVMRPFDRLDEAIEQANRLPLGLAAYAFTSNLHTANIVGDAIEAGMVAINNLTVSPGDAPFGGMKESGHGSEDGPMG, from the coding sequence ATGTCGAACAGCTACCCAAAATCATTGCAGCTTCATATTGACGGCGAATGGATCGATATAGAAGATCGCGAAGTCCATCATGTCGTCAATCCCGCGACCGGTGAAACGATTTCCGATCTGCCAAAGGCGAACAAAGCCGATCTGGATCGCGCGCTGGATGCTGCAAACCGGGCATTTCCTTTATGGCGCGATACAGCGGTGGGCGTGCGCGCAGCGATATTGCACAAAGCGGCTGATTTGATGCGCGAGCGCGCACCGGAAATGGGCAAGTTGATGACTGCCGAACAGGGCAAGCCGGTGGGGCAGGCGACAGGTGAAGTCACAGCATCGGCAGCCCATTTCGATATAATGGCGGAGGAAGCCAAGCGCTGTTACGGGCGGGTCCTGGTGCGTCCAACGGGCCAGAACAGCTTTGTGAAATACCAGCCTGTCGGCCCGGTTGCGGCCTTCAGCCCGTGGAACTTTCCGGTCTTTACACCGATCCGCAAACTCGCTCCGGCCATTGCAGCTGGTTGCTCGATCATCCTGAAACCGGCGGAAGAAACCCCGGCCAGTGCGATTGAAATGATTCGTTGTTTGCTTGATGCGGGATTACCCAGCGGCGTTGCCCAAATCGTATTTGGCGATCCGGCAGAAGTATCAAGCCATCTCATCGCTTCGAAAATTATCCGCAAAGTCAGCTTCACCGGTTCGGTTCCCGTCGGCAAACATCTGATGAAACTAGCCGCTGAAGGTATGAAGCGCACGACGATGGAACTCGGTGGACATGCACCCGTTCTGGTGTTCGATGATTGTGATCTGGAAAAGACGCTCAACCTTACCGCAATGCAAAAATACCGCAATGCCGGTCAGGTTTGCGTGTCCCCCACGCGCTTTTACGTGCAGTCCGGGATATACGACAAGTTCGTGGAAGGCTTTACCGAGCGTGCCGCAAAGGTTGCGGTGGGCGATGGTTTTGCCGACGGGATAGAAATGGGACCGCTCGCCAATCCAAGGCGTCCCAGTTCGGTCGGTGATATGATTGACGATGCAAAATCCAAAGGAGCGGAAGTGAAACTGGGCGGGAATCGTCAGGACAAGGATGGATTTTTCTTCGATCCCACCGTGCTGTCGCATGTCCCGCTCGATGCAAAAATCATGAATGACGAACCCTTTGGCCCGGTTGCGGTGATGCGGCCCTTTGATAGGCTGGACGAAGCTATTGAACAGGCCAACCGCTTGCCGCTCGGCCTCGCTGCTTACGCATTCACGTCAAACCTGCATACGGCGAATATTGTAGGCGATGCTATTGAAGCGGGGATGGTGGCGATCAACAATCTGACCGTCAGTCCCGGCGACGCGCCTTTTGGTGGGATGAAGGAAAGCGGGCACGGGTCCGAGGATGGCCCGATGGGCTGA
- a CDS encoding SMP-30/gluconolactonase/LRE family protein yields the protein MEIVAEGLRFPEGPIAMPDGSVILVEIAAQQLTRVMPDGTKKVIAKTGGGPNGAAMGPDGKIYVCNNGGFEYKDRNGYLTPNGIAKDYTGGSIQRVDPDTGAVETLYNDGDFGCVLRGPNDLQFDAHGGFWFTDHGKTDYEKRCHDIVGVFYAKADGSHLEEVIFPSENPNGIGISPDGKSLYVAETYTCRLTKFNISAPGKVGSDESAGGPGIPLYRPAGYKFFDSLAMEECGNICVATIGESGISVVSPEGELVEFVPTPDIYTTNICFGGEDMMDAWICLSSVGKLAKTRWKRPGLKLEYLNK from the coding sequence ATGGAAATAGTTGCAGAGGGACTGCGTTTCCCCGAAGGACCGATAGCAATGCCGGACGGCAGCGTGATTTTGGTGGAAATTGCTGCTCAGCAGCTCACTCGCGTGATGCCGGATGGCACGAAAAAGGTGATCGCCAAAACCGGTGGCGGTCCCAATGGCGCGGCGATGGGGCCGGATGGTAAGATTTACGTCTGCAACAATGGCGGTTTTGAATATAAAGACCGCAACGGATATCTGACGCCCAATGGTATCGCCAAAGATTATACCGGGGGCAGCATCCAGCGGGTCGATCCGGATACCGGCGCGGTCGAAACGCTCTATAATGACGGTGATTTTGGATGCGTCTTGCGCGGCCCCAATGATCTGCAATTCGATGCGCATGGCGGCTTCTGGTTCACCGACCATGGCAAGACAGACTATGAAAAACGCTGTCATGATATTGTTGGTGTTTTCTATGCCAAAGCGGATGGCAGCCATCTCGAAGAGGTGATTTTCCCATCCGAAAATCCCAACGGCATCGGCATTTCTCCTGATGGAAAAAGCCTTTATGTTGCGGAAACTTATACCTGTCGCCTGACGAAGTTTAACATCAGCGCGCCGGGAAAAGTGGGCTCGGACGAAAGCGCGGGCGGACCGGGCATCCCGCTTTATCGTCCAGCCGGATATAAATTCTTCGACAGTCTCGCGATGGAGGAGTGCGGCAATATCTGCGTTGCGACCATCGGGGAATCGGGGATCAGCGTGGTTTCGCCCGAGGGTGAGCTGGTGGAGTTTGTGCCAACGCCGGATATCTATACAACCAACATCTGCTTTGGTGGCGAAGATATGATGGATGCCTGGATTTGTCTTTCGTCCGTCGGAAAGCTGGCGAAAACACGCTGGAAGCGCCCGGGATTGAAACTGGAGTATCTGAATAAGTGA
- a CDS encoding HAD-IA family hydrolase, with product MKFTTVIFDFGGVITSSPFEAFNRLEAEKGIPHDSVRRINSANPDDNAWAKFERAEIDGAGFDEAFAAEARAIGIELRGADVLAVLAGDVRPNMVATLDRLKADGFTISCITNNVPAGKGAGMAMDDEKAAAVKDIMQRFDHIIESSKAGVRKPDPRIYQMMCDALNKNPEECIYLDDLGINCKPAAKLGMAAIKVSNEEQALGELGTLLEITLP from the coding sequence GTGAAATTCACCACAGTAATTTTCGATTTTGGCGGCGTAATCACTTCCTCCCCCTTTGAAGCCTTTAACAGGCTCGAGGCCGAAAAAGGAATTCCGCATGACAGTGTACGGCGGATCAATAGCGCCAATCCGGATGACAATGCCTGGGCAAAGTTTGAACGGGCAGAGATTGATGGCGCTGGCTTTGATGAAGCCTTTGCTGCGGAAGCGCGCGCTATTGGCATAGAATTGCGCGGGGCGGATGTGCTGGCGGTGCTGGCCGGTGATGTGCGGCCCAATATGGTGGCGACGCTCGACCGACTCAAAGCAGACGGCTTCACCATATCCTGTATCACCAACAACGTGCCTGCCGGGAAAGGCGCTGGCATGGCGATGGATGACGAGAAAGCGGCGGCGGTGAAGGACATCATGCAGCGCTTTGACCATATTATTGAAAGCTCTAAAGCCGGTGTCCGAAAGCCGGATCCGCGCATCTACCAGATGATGTGCGATGCGTTGAACAAAAACCCGGAAGAGTGCATTTATCTTGATGATCTGGGCATCAATTGCAAACCTGCGGCTAAGCTTGGTATGGCCGCGATTAAGGTCAGCAATGAGGAGCAGGCGCTTGGCGAGCTGGGCACCTTGCTGGAAATAACCCTGCCTTGA
- a CDS encoding type II secretion system protein N, giving the protein MRSIISDRFAANSQSLRRIGWARIASGIIVILLVIQLIRLVWAVLVPLGPVGDWQANEVQVLSPQSRLALFTSFDPFFRSAPAQSGNVVTSLQLTLFGIRMNEGSGLGSAILAGPDGVQESYAVGDEIVAGAKLHNVQFDHVVIDRGGALESLYMDQSVPAETVNPQLHEVTPPAVEPAPPPSANNPTNQPAGDRASDANSNRNREDEDAQ; this is encoded by the coding sequence GTGCGTAGTATTATTTCAGATCGTTTTGCTGCCAATAGCCAGTCCCTGCGCCGCATTGGCTGGGCGCGTATCGCATCTGGAATAATTGTCATCTTGCTTGTCATCCAGCTGATTCGGCTGGTCTGGGCGGTGCTGGTGCCGCTCGGACCGGTTGGCGATTGGCAAGCCAATGAGGTGCAGGTTCTTTCGCCGCAATCCCGGCTGGCATTGTTCACCAGTTTTGATCCGTTTTTTCGCAGCGCTCCCGCGCAGAGCGGTAATGTTGTCACCTCACTGCAACTCACATTGTTTGGCATCCGGATGAATGAAGGGTCCGGGCTTGGCTCGGCAATATTGGCTGGTCCCGATGGTGTTCAGGAAAGCTATGCGGTCGGTGATGAAATTGTTGCGGGTGCGAAATTGCACAATGTCCAGTTTGACCATGTCGTGATAGATCGCGGCGGGGCGCTGGAGAGCCTGTATATGGATCAATCAGTCCCGGCTGAAACGGTTAATCCGCAATTGCATGAAGTTACACCGCCCGCCGTCGAACCCGCTCCGCCACCATCCGCCAATAATCCAACGAATCAACCAGCAGGCGACCGCGCATCAGATGCCAATTCCAATAGAAATCGGGAAGACGAAGACGCACAATGA
- the gspD gene encoding type II secretion system secretin GspD produces the protein MPIPIEIGKTKTHNEKFYRPIGGIVHARPPAQAQHTLNVRDADVRAFVQDAARVTGRTFILDSRVQGKVSVVTDRPLSRSEYFEVFLSTLRANGLVAVPTRGGYRIQPADGAATQPSQIGLRGAAANQFVTEVVRLKSIVASEALETLRPLVSKQGSITANRNANSLVVVDYADNIRRIRQLVNEIDRDSAASTIINLKNAGAREIATSLQSLATQGGGEGIRAPVTVVPIDSSNSIALRGDPGAVAKFAQMARELDSRAELGTEIRVHRLDYASAEALLPVIEQLLGKSGGNGASAAGAAVSPAAGESGAATTPAAVSSSDGGTGISRRGPAIVTRLEGTNALIVAANPEVQRMVGELIRQLDTRQEQVVVEAIIVEISQSLAKELGIQWLIGGKDAPFAVTNFSNASPNIVDVAGGVLADQFDTSTTTTTTTATTTTTNSAVGDALRQNAADAVLAARGGFAGFATTLGSGGVLGAIINAVQSDTDSNVLSTPSLTVNNNLKGSILFGQEIPVSTGEALSNNFDNAFRTIQRQNVGIELEVTPQINAGNEVRMELRQQVSSIVGPVSNDFNELIINKREINTTVTVGDGQIIALGGLLDDNERRTIQKIPLLGDIPFIGELFKSRGRSRVKTNLMVFIRPTILRGPGDARAFSGRRYDYIRGRQLLQSPDEEPSIDALVRDYLGTIPPSSASRPGDEIIYAPGTAPTAPSVIEQSELPPSEAGNN, from the coding sequence ATGCCAATTCCAATAGAAATCGGGAAGACGAAGACGCACAATGAGAAATTTTATCGTCCTATTGGCGGCATTGTTCATGCTCGCCCCCCCGCCCAGGCACAACACACATTAAACGTGAGAGACGCGGATGTTCGCGCCTTTGTGCAAGATGCGGCACGAGTGACAGGACGCACATTTATTTTGGATAGCCGGGTGCAAGGCAAAGTGTCTGTGGTCACGGATCGCCCATTGAGCCGTTCGGAATATTTTGAAGTTTTCCTTTCGACCTTGCGCGCAAATGGTCTGGTTGCGGTGCCAACACGCGGTGGATATCGCATTCAACCGGCAGATGGTGCAGCAACCCAGCCCTCGCAAATTGGCTTGCGCGGCGCGGCGGCGAACCAGTTTGTTACAGAGGTGGTGCGATTGAAATCAATTGTTGCAAGCGAAGCACTCGAAACGCTGAGACCGCTCGTTTCAAAGCAGGGCTCAATCACCGCGAACAGAAACGCAAACTCACTGGTCGTCGTCGACTATGCCGACAATATCCGGCGTATCCGCCAATTGGTGAACGAGATTGATCGCGATAGCGCGGCAAGTACCATCATAAATCTGAAAAATGCCGGCGCGCGGGAAATCGCGACTTCGCTCCAATCCCTTGCGACACAAGGCGGCGGCGAAGGCATAAGAGCGCCGGTAACGGTCGTGCCAATAGACAGCAGCAACTCGATTGCGTTGCGCGGTGATCCCGGAGCCGTGGCAAAATTTGCGCAAATGGCGCGAGAGCTGGATAGCCGCGCGGAACTGGGAACGGAAATTCGGGTGCACCGGCTGGATTACGCCAGCGCCGAAGCCTTACTGCCCGTGATCGAACAACTTCTTGGGAAAAGCGGCGGCAATGGGGCATCGGCGGCAGGTGCTGCCGTTAGCCCGGCTGCGGGAGAAAGCGGCGCTGCAACGACACCTGCTGCTGTCTCTTCATCAGATGGTGGTACCGGCATATCCCGTCGCGGACCAGCGATAGTAACTCGCCTTGAAGGCACTAATGCGCTGATCGTGGCGGCCAATCCCGAAGTGCAGCGCATGGTCGGAGAACTCATCCGCCAACTGGACACCCGTCAGGAACAGGTGGTGGTCGAAGCGATTATTGTGGAAATATCGCAAAGTCTGGCCAAGGAACTGGGGATCCAATGGCTGATTGGAGGCAAAGACGCACCATTTGCTGTAACAAATTTCTCCAACGCTTCACCTAATATTGTTGACGTTGCAGGCGGTGTGCTGGCCGACCAGTTTGATACTTCGACCACAACGACCACGACCACGGCAACTACGACAACAACCAACAGCGCGGTCGGCGATGCGCTTCGGCAGAATGCAGCGGATGCAGTGCTGGCCGCGCGCGGCGGATTTGCCGGTTTTGCCACCACTCTTGGTAGCGGCGGCGTGCTCGGTGCAATCATCAACGCGGTGCAGTCCGATACCGATAGCAATGTGCTCTCGACGCCTTCACTCACGGTGAACAATAATCTCAAGGGCAGCATTTTATTCGGTCAGGAAATCCCGGTCTCGACAGGCGAAGCGCTATCGAATAATTTTGACAATGCCTTCCGCACGATCCAGCGGCAAAATGTTGGCATTGAACTGGAAGTAACGCCGCAGATCAATGCTGGCAATGAAGTGCGTATGGAGCTTCGGCAACAGGTGAGTTCAATCGTCGGCCCAGTCTCCAATGATTTTAATGAACTGATAATCAACAAACGCGAGATCAACACGACCGTAACGGTCGGCGACGGGCAGATTATTGCGCTGGGCGGTTTGCTGGACGACAATGAACGTCGTACAATCCAGAAAATACCGCTGCTCGGCGATATTCCTTTCATTGGCGAGCTGTTTAAATCGCGCGGAAGATCGCGGGTGAAGACCAATTTGATGGTGTTCATCCGGCCGACCATTTTGCGTGGCCCAGGTGATGCCCGCGCGTTTTCCGGACGGCGTTATGATTATATCCGCGGCCGCCAACTGCTACAGAGTCCGGACGAAGAGCCGAGTATAGATGCATTGGTGCGCGATTATCTGGGCACGATTCCGCCAAGCTCCGCGTCGCGTCCGGGCGATGAGATTATCTATGCTCCGGGAACTGCGCCGACTGCTCCATCGGTTATTGAGCAATCAGAACTCCCACCAAGTGAAGCCGGGAACAACTAG
- the gspF gene encoding type II secretion system inner membrane protein GspF, with product MPDFSYTAIDPKGREKTGRLVASSNEAARAKLAERNFYVVKVDTAQISNAKPETGLFGRRKLGAKELTLFTRQLSSLVRVTPLEEALRTIGTQNEKAYVRERIASVHGGVVEGQRLAEAMRREPSSFPPLYRAMISAGESSGTLPDITARLAGLLERQAEMRGKLISALAYPIVLALVSIVVVALLMIAVVPKIVEQFDDVNQQLPPITRAVIWISDFLSSWWWLILAVMFVAALASWQALKNPDIKYRYDGFVLRLPFFGRLVRDLHAARLSRTLSTMVASRLPIMEGLRLTTETINNSVLRKASQDMVEAIRGGGSLSRSLKDTGVFPPMLIYLTASGEASGNLDEMLAHAADYLEREFDNFSSTTLSLLEPLIIVALGGVVALVILAILLPILQLQNLAGL from the coding sequence TTGCCTGATTTTTCCTACACCGCGATTGACCCGAAAGGACGGGAGAAAACCGGACGGCTGGTGGCAAGCAGCAATGAGGCTGCGCGGGCAAAACTGGCTGAGCGCAATTTCTACGTGGTGAAGGTCGATACCGCCCAGATTTCAAATGCCAAGCCGGAAACAGGCCTGTTCGGTCGTCGCAAGCTTGGGGCAAAAGAACTGACTCTTTTCACCCGGCAATTGTCGTCACTGGTGCGGGTCACGCCGCTGGAAGAGGCGTTGCGCACTATCGGCACGCAGAACGAAAAGGCCTATGTCCGCGAGCGCATTGCCTCGGTTCACGGCGGTGTTGTGGAGGGGCAGCGCCTGGCTGAAGCGATGCGCCGGGAACCAAGCAGCTTTCCTCCGCTCTACCGGGCGATGATCTCCGCCGGCGAAAGCTCGGGCACATTGCCGGATATTACCGCGCGATTGGCAGGTCTGCTGGAACGTCAGGCGGAAATGCGTGGCAAACTGATCAGCGCCTTGGCTTATCCCATTGTGTTGGCACTGGTTTCAATCGTGGTCGTGGCATTGCTGATGATCGCCGTGGTCCCCAAAATCGTCGAGCAGTTTGACGATGTGAACCAGCAATTGCCGCCGATCACCCGCGCGGTCATCTGGATATCCGATTTTCTGTCTAGCTGGTGGTGGCTGATTTTGGCGGTAATGTTTGTCGCCGCATTGGCAAGCTGGCAGGCGCTCAAAAACCCTGATATCAAATATCGCTATGATGGCTTTGTTTTAAGGCTCCCTTTTTTCGGACGCCTCGTAAGAGACCTTCACGCAGCGCGCCTGTCGCGGACACTCTCGACCATGGTTGCCAGCCGCTTGCCGATTATGGAAGGCCTCAGGCTCACGACCGAAACGATAAACAACAGCGTATTGCGCAAGGCATCGCAAGATATGGTGGAAGCCATTCGCGGTGGCGGGAGCCTCTCCAGATCACTGAAAGATACAGGCGTTTTTCCGCCGATGCTGATTTATTTGACCGCCAGCGGCGAGGCGTCGGGTAATCTTGACGAAATGCTCGCTCATGCGGCAGATTATCTCGAACGGGAGTTTGATAATTTCAGCTCAACAACATTGTCACTTCTGGAACCGTTGATTATTGTAGCATTGGGCGGTGTGGTAGCTCTGGTCATATTGGCCATTTTACTTCCGATTTTGCAACTCCAGAACCTTGCTGGCCTATAG